The Chryseobacterium indologenes genomic sequence ACAGAGAATTGTTTTAACTGAACCTTCGCTTATCAATAAGGTAATTTTAACGGGTACCGGCCCAAAAGGTGCTATAGGACTAGCCAATTTACCGAATATTATCGCCGGAACAGCAGGATTAAGTGCTGAAGAATCGTTCCTGAAATTCGGATTCACAGAATCTGCGCAGAGTATTGCAGCCGGGAAAGCTTCTTTTGCAAGGGTTCAGCGTCGTATGATTGACAGGGATCTTCCTTTAAGTGATGCCACATCCAATTCTCAGTTTGCCGCTGTTTTAAATTGGGCACAACCTGACGCCAATGCACTGAATGAAATAAAAAACATCAAGCAACCTGTATTGATTGCTCACGGTGAAAATGACCTTCCCATATCGGTGCAAAATGCTAAAAATATGAATCAGAATTTAGAACATTCGGAGCTTGTGATATTTCCGGATTCCGGACATGCTTCTTTCTTTCAGAACCATGAGGCGTTTGTAGCGAAAGTGAACACATTCTTAAGTAAATAATCGATTACAAATTATAATTACATACAAACAGCCCTCCACTAGGATAGGCTGTTTTATGGTTTTAAGCCCCTTATTATGATTGAGCAGAGGACTTTTCTTCCTATTTTCGAAGGTAGGTATTCTAGTTCAGCTCAATAAACAAATCTTCGCAGGACCTTGCTTATTCACTTTCTCCTGTCATCTTTCAAGTATTTCTTATTTATCCTCACAAAGTTGCAGCCCCTCAGTTATAAAATCAGTATAGTAAAGTTTCAGCCCGGCATGTTCAGGATCATCAAGCCATATTTCTTCAATTTTACTGATCGATGGGTCATTTTGTGAAATACCTTTTGCTGTGCCATTTAATGCATAGGTTTTTCCATTATTGGCTTTGCAGTAAACTCCTTTGTAGCCTGTGCAATACACTTCAATTTCATCAACTGCAAACGGCCAGATACCCATGTAGTCTTGTTTTTTAAATGTTAGGCTGTTTTTATGAGTGTTACCACTGCAAGATATCATTAAAAGAATGATTGATAGGCTGTGTAATATTTTCATAGATTAGATTTCCTTTCGCAAATGTACTATTGATGATTTTATAGGTATTATGGGTTTCCGTAAAGAGCAATTATTGTATGTACTTCAAAAACATTTCATCGTTTCCGTGTTTCTACTCAATTCACCATTTGGTTATTTATACGCTAGAATTTCTTTTGGTTTCTTCGTTACTTTGGGGTATTCAAGGATTGAAAACTAAAACCCGATATCATGAAAACAATCACCATTACCTTGCCTGTATCTCCGGATTATCACAATAAATCTGCAGAGCTGCAAAAAACAGAGTATACCTTAACTTTTGACCTTCAAAACGGAACACATCGTGTGGAAACCACTCCTGTACCGGTCGGAAAACTAATATATCTTGAGAATACCAACCTCATGGCACAGCTTTCTTTTACCTATACGTATGAAGAAGAAAATAATGTGATTACGATCAGCGGCCCGGACTACACCGCAGAAGATGCTGTGTGCCTCACCACTTTTCCCGAAGGTACTGCAGAATATGCTTACCAGAGAGGGTCAGAAATCAAAATCAGTACTGAAAAAGCACTGTATAATCCCAACTGGAACTACAATACGCCAATGACGCCCCAATTAGAGCAGCTTTTTACAAATACTGTGAAGGATGCAAGCCAGGTTTTGATCGATGCTTT encodes the following:
- a CDS encoding alpha/beta hydrolase, encoding MKAIRKISVASMLCLTLFTVVTMSCREENEPPTIQEVQGDSHQTAKTRYVEVKGNAFAYRILGKDQGIPIVLLPGLGGSMDDWDPAVTDGLAKEYKVILFDNKGVAASKGVTPNTIQGMADDAIDFMKALNLAKVNIMGFSMGGFVAQRIVLTEPSLINKVILTGTGPKGAIGLANLPNIIAGTAGLSAEESFLKFGFTESAQSIAAGKASFARVQRRMIDRDLPLSDATSNSQFAAVLNWAQPDANALNEIKNIKQPVLIAHGENDLPISVQNAKNMNQNLEHSELVIFPDSGHASFFQNHEAFVAKVNTFLSK
- a CDS encoding DUF2511 domain-containing protein, translating into MKILHSLSIILLMISCSGNTHKNSLTFKKQDYMGIWPFAVDEIEVYCTGYKGVYCKANNGKTYALNGTAKGISQNDPSISKIEEIWLDDPEHAGLKLYYTDFITEGLQLCEDK